A stretch of the Streptomyces venezuelae genome encodes the following:
- a CDS encoding xanthine dehydrogenase family protein molybdopterin-binding subunit, whose product MTASDAATAIGITTATATAQGAAPTDSAPHQVPRGIGASVMPADARAKAEGTFPYAADLWAEGLLWAAVLRSPHAHARILSIDTSAAAQMPGVRAVVTQADVPGATTHGRRISDRPVFAHDVVRHHGEPIAAVAADHPDAARLAAAAITVEYELLDPVTDPEQAFAAPPLHPDGNLIRHIPLRYGDPEATGEVVVEGLYRIGRQDPAPIGAEAGLAVPRPDGGVEIYTASTDPHADRDLAAACFGLEPERVKVVVTGVPGATADREDSGYQLPLGLLALRTGCPVKLAATREESFLGHSHRHPTLLRYRHHADAEGRLVKVEAQILMDAGAYADSSAESLAAAVAFACGPYVVPHAFVEGWAVRTNNPPSGHVRGEGALQVCAAYEGQMDKLAAELGLDGAELRLRNVLATGDLLPTGQTVTCPAPVAELLRAVRDFELPSLPKDTPEEEWLLPGGPEGAGEPGAVRRGVGYGIGMVHMLGAEGTDEVSTATVKVSHGTATVICAAVETGQGFATLARQIVQETLGVDEVLIAPVDTDQPPAGPATHGRHTWVSGGAVERAAKMVRTQLLQPMAAKFGMSTELLQIADGRITSYDGAFSTTVAEALEGKELWATAQCRPHPTEPLDADGQGDAFVGLAFCAIRAVVDVDVELGSVRVVELAVAQDVGRVLNPRQLAARIEAGVTQGVGAALTENLRTAAGLVRHPDLTGYALPTSLDAPAVRIVKLVEERDVVAPFGAKAASAVPVVTAPAAVASAVRAATGRPVNRLPIRPSAAVAVPNS is encoded by the coding sequence GTGACCGCCAGCGACGCGGCGACGGCCATCGGAATCACCACAGCCACCGCCACCGCCCAAGGCGCCGCCCCCACCGACTCCGCGCCCCACCAGGTGCCGCGCGGAATCGGCGCCTCCGTGATGCCCGCCGACGCCCGCGCCAAGGCCGAGGGCACCTTCCCCTACGCCGCCGACCTCTGGGCCGAGGGCCTGCTCTGGGCTGCCGTGCTGCGCTCCCCGCACGCCCACGCCCGGATCCTCTCCATCGACACCAGCGCGGCGGCGCAGATGCCCGGCGTCCGGGCCGTGGTCACCCAGGCCGACGTCCCCGGCGCCACCACCCACGGCCGGCGGATCTCCGACCGCCCGGTCTTCGCCCACGACGTGGTCCGCCACCACGGCGAACCCATCGCCGCCGTCGCCGCCGACCACCCCGACGCCGCCCGCCTCGCCGCCGCCGCGATCACCGTCGAGTACGAGCTCCTCGACCCCGTCACCGACCCCGAACAGGCCTTCGCCGCCCCGCCGCTGCACCCCGACGGCAACCTGATCCGGCACATCCCGCTCCGCTACGGCGACCCGGAGGCCACCGGCGAGGTCGTCGTCGAGGGCCTCTACCGGATCGGCCGCCAGGACCCGGCCCCCATCGGCGCCGAAGCCGGCCTCGCCGTGCCCCGCCCCGACGGCGGAGTCGAGATCTACACCGCCTCCACCGACCCGCACGCCGACCGCGACCTCGCCGCCGCCTGCTTCGGCCTCGAACCCGAACGCGTCAAGGTGGTCGTCACCGGCGTCCCCGGTGCCACCGCCGACCGCGAGGACTCCGGCTACCAGCTCCCCCTCGGCCTCCTCGCGCTGCGCACCGGCTGCCCGGTGAAACTCGCCGCCACCCGCGAGGAATCCTTCCTCGGCCACTCCCACCGGCACCCGACCCTGCTCCGCTACCGCCACCACGCGGACGCGGAGGGCCGGCTGGTCAAGGTCGAGGCGCAGATCCTGATGGACGCGGGTGCGTACGCCGACTCCTCGGCCGAATCCCTCGCCGCCGCCGTCGCGTTCGCCTGCGGCCCGTACGTGGTCCCGCACGCCTTCGTCGAGGGCTGGGCCGTCCGCACCAACAACCCCCCGTCCGGGCACGTCCGCGGCGAAGGCGCGCTCCAGGTCTGTGCCGCGTACGAGGGCCAGATGGACAAGCTCGCCGCCGAACTCGGCCTCGACGGCGCCGAACTGCGCCTTCGCAACGTCCTGGCCACCGGGGACCTGCTCCCCACCGGCCAGACCGTCACCTGCCCGGCCCCCGTCGCCGAACTCCTGCGCGCGGTCCGTGACTTCGAACTGCCCTCGCTCCCCAAGGACACCCCGGAGGAGGAGTGGCTGCTGCCCGGCGGCCCGGAGGGCGCGGGCGAGCCCGGCGCGGTCCGGCGCGGGGTCGGCTACGGCATCGGCATGGTCCACATGCTCGGGGCCGAGGGCACCGACGAGGTCTCCACCGCCACCGTCAAGGTCAGCCACGGCACGGCCACCGTCATCTGCGCCGCCGTCGAGACCGGACAGGGCTTCGCCACCCTCGCCCGTCAGATCGTCCAGGAGACCCTGGGCGTGGACGAGGTGCTGATCGCCCCGGTCGACACCGACCAGCCGCCGGCCGGCCCGGCCACGCACGGCCGCCACACCTGGGTGTCGGGCGGTGCGGTGGAACGGGCCGCCAAGATGGTCCGTACCCAGCTCCTGCAGCCGATGGCCGCCAAGTTCGGCATGTCGACCGAGCTGCTGCAGATCGCGGACGGCCGCATCACCTCGTACGACGGGGCCTTTTCCACCACGGTGGCGGAGGCCCTGGAGGGCAAGGAGCTCTGGGCCACCGCCCAGTGCCGTCCGCACCCGACCGAGCCGCTGGACGCGGACGGGCAGGGCGACGCCTTCGTCGGCCTCGCCTTCTGTGCGATCCGCGCGGTGGTCGACGTCGACGTCGAACTCGGCTCGGTACGGGTCGTCGAACTCGCCGTCGCGCAGGACGTCGGCCGGGTCCTCAACCCGCGGCAGCTGGCCGCCCGGATCGAGGCGGGCGTCACCCAGGGCGTCGGCGCGGCCCTCACCGAGAACCTGCGCACCGCCGCGGGCCTGGTCCGGCACCCCGACCTGACGGGATATGCCCTGCCGACCTCGCTCGACGCGCCGGCCGTCCGTATCGTCAAACTCGTCGAGGAGCGGGACGTGGTGGCCCCCTTCGGCGCGAAGGCGGCGAGCGCGGTCCCGGTGGTCACGGCCCCGGCGGCGGTGGCCTCGGCGGTGCGTGCGGCCACGGGCCGCCCGGTCAACAGGCTCCCGATCCGGCCCTCTGCGGCGGTGGCGGTGCCCAACTCCTGA
- a CDS encoding DUF6571 family protein has product MLTFENVMNAPLDKLQTAVTDWGAMVGKLEELAREAREGMKAKADKAEWSGVTAGAGRPFIAKVAKEFEDAAAQAKGVHQLLGDAHTTFKEARDQLKQAAEVDAPKAGFRVDADGRVSRVPFPDPGTENAARHDPEYMQTAQRHRGEWQRKIDALIESCDDADQSLARALQANVTDEHNFTRPKYTTLDGEQADRAATLMDKLVKGGTARNPEALRELEELLDDNRQDPEFATAFYRQVGAEGTLHAYTVLSLDATSLGKAGQDRIDMVANIQSDMGAMLGLATQKNVPNHLDAAWTTELMKAGRKEIDASRRIAGPGATIYGYQALGALLREGTYDKDFLTSVGRDMVAMDRKNPKAWEHGAPIGLNAALNHNSEGGSGFYPLTGLMEALGNNPDAATAFFNEPVREDSNKDGIVTLADKAVDGQHGKDQGMVDYMLDKKAWVSGFDGKGGVFLPGQEALGGALMAAVSGRPAGDVDAQPVTHTGPMTDVMERVVDKIGDNPDLVAKAGEEGEPLSGLSGVFGQMAAEYAADMQAALGNEGGHIKGPEVMAEFDKYEMSKFLGAIAQDPEAYGAITNAHQTVTSVMVNDVIKQRDDHSQPDAAIRAVTHPGGEIAGILSQARADGLREDEKLRGEDYVKGVETTANWVNRGISMAGAKYVELFPIAGDLVGWLQEDIANSVVESAQKDMAKEAADVDEKAERDYLDAEEAVKKAAADAVERAAVGTEMSRHDINDLKGEASTAAADGHTAGRGMRR; this is encoded by the coding sequence ATGCTGACATTCGAGAACGTGATGAACGCACCCCTGGACAAGCTTCAGACGGCGGTGACCGACTGGGGTGCGATGGTCGGCAAGCTGGAGGAGCTGGCCCGGGAAGCTCGTGAGGGCATGAAGGCCAAGGCCGACAAAGCCGAGTGGAGTGGGGTGACGGCCGGAGCCGGGCGGCCGTTCATCGCGAAGGTGGCCAAGGAGTTCGAGGACGCCGCCGCCCAGGCCAAGGGCGTCCATCAGCTGCTCGGTGACGCCCACACCACCTTCAAGGAGGCGCGTGACCAGCTGAAGCAGGCCGCGGAGGTGGACGCGCCGAAGGCCGGATTCCGGGTGGACGCGGACGGCCGGGTGTCCCGGGTGCCGTTCCCCGATCCGGGTACGGAGAACGCGGCCCGCCACGACCCCGAGTACATGCAGACCGCACAGCGGCACCGCGGTGAGTGGCAGCGGAAGATCGACGCCCTGATCGAGAGCTGCGATGACGCGGACCAGTCCCTCGCCCGCGCGCTCCAGGCCAACGTCACCGACGAACACAACTTCACCAGGCCGAAGTACACCACCCTGGACGGTGAACAGGCCGACCGCGCCGCCACGTTGATGGACAAGCTGGTCAAGGGGGGCACGGCCCGCAATCCGGAGGCGTTGCGCGAGCTGGAGGAACTGCTCGACGACAACCGTCAGGACCCGGAATTCGCCACGGCCTTCTACCGCCAGGTGGGAGCCGAAGGGACGCTCCACGCCTACACCGTGCTCTCGCTGGACGCGACCAGCCTGGGCAAGGCCGGGCAGGACCGGATCGACATGGTCGCGAACATCCAGAGCGACATGGGGGCGATGCTGGGCCTGGCCACGCAGAAGAACGTGCCGAACCATCTGGACGCCGCCTGGACGACCGAGCTGATGAAGGCGGGCCGCAAGGAGATCGACGCCAGCCGCCGTATCGCCGGCCCGGGCGCCACGATCTACGGTTACCAGGCGCTCGGAGCGCTGCTCCGCGAGGGCACGTACGACAAGGACTTCCTCACCTCCGTCGGCCGCGACATGGTCGCCATGGACCGGAAGAACCCGAAGGCATGGGAGCACGGCGCTCCCATCGGGCTGAATGCGGCGCTGAACCACAACAGCGAAGGCGGGTCAGGGTTCTACCCGCTGACCGGCCTGATGGAGGCGCTCGGCAACAACCCGGACGCGGCGACGGCCTTCTTCAACGAGCCGGTCCGAGAGGACAGCAACAAGGACGGCATCGTGACGCTCGCGGACAAGGCCGTCGACGGGCAGCACGGCAAGGACCAGGGCATGGTCGACTACATGCTCGACAAGAAGGCATGGGTCAGTGGCTTCGACGGCAAGGGCGGCGTGTTCCTGCCGGGCCAGGAGGCGCTGGGCGGCGCTCTGATGGCCGCGGTCAGCGGTCGCCCGGCCGGCGACGTGGACGCGCAGCCCGTGACGCATACGGGTCCGATGACCGATGTGATGGAACGGGTGGTCGACAAGATCGGCGACAACCCGGACCTGGTCGCCAAGGCGGGCGAAGAAGGCGAACCGCTGTCCGGCCTGTCCGGGGTGTTCGGGCAGATGGCGGCGGAGTATGCGGCGGACATGCAGGCTGCGCTCGGGAACGAGGGCGGTCATATCAAGGGGCCCGAGGTGATGGCGGAGTTCGACAAGTACGAGATGTCGAAGTTCCTCGGGGCGATCGCCCAGGACCCGGAGGCGTACGGCGCGATCACGAATGCTCATCAGACGGTCACCTCGGTGATGGTCAACGACGTCATCAAGCAGCGGGACGACCACAGCCAGCCCGACGCAGCGATCAGGGCGGTGACGCACCCGGGCGGCGAGATCGCCGGGATCTTGTCCCAGGCCCGGGCCGACGGCCTGCGCGAGGACGAGAAGCTGCGCGGGGAGGACTACGTCAAGGGCGTGGAGACCACAGCGAACTGGGTGAACCGGGGTATTTCCATGGCGGGAGCCAAGTACGTGGAACTGTTTCCCATTGCCGGTGATCTTGTGGGCTGGCTGCAGGAGGACATCGCGAACAGCGTGGTCGAGAGCGCCCAGAAGGACATGGCCAAAGAGGCCGCAGACGTGGACGAGAAGGCGGAGCGGGACTACCTCGACGCCGAGGAGGCCGTCAAGAAGGCCGCCGCCGATGCCGTTGAGAGGGCGGCAGTCGGCACCGAAATGTCCCGCCACGACATTAACGATCTCAAGGGCGAAGCTTCAACGGCAGCGGCGGACGGGCATACAGCCGGCCGTGGAATGCGGAGGTAG
- the mycP gene encoding type VII secretion-associated serine protease mycosin: protein MRMRKATSVLMGLLLAGVAATPAHAASIRSQQWHLDSMKADEMWKTSTGKGITVAVIDTGVGRVPELEGQVLPGKNLATNAPGDERKDVANHGTGIAAMIAGTGKHPSGDGAFGLAPGVKILPIRVRDEASNTQEPTWTQAIRYAADSDAKVINISMASGGDGVADDPARVAAVKYAVSKGKLIFAGVGNDGQGRNNVLYPAGTPGAVGVGAIDQQGNATAESQKGPQVDLAAPGMDIVTACTKQSGVCKAHGTSDASALASASAALIWSAHPDWTNNQVLRVLLNTAGKPRDGVQRNDHIGYGVVRPRIALTNPGDPGPANEWPLPDLAAAASAPPNSPAPAPAGSAPAAEQSDKAAAADSNSDDGSSLPWIALGLGAAVLIGGAVTVVAVRARNR from the coding sequence ATGCGCATGCGGAAGGCCACATCTGTTCTCATGGGTCTGCTGTTGGCCGGAGTCGCCGCGACTCCGGCCCACGCGGCGTCCATTAGGTCGCAGCAATGGCATCTCGACTCCATGAAGGCCGACGAGATGTGGAAGACCAGCACCGGTAAAGGGATCACGGTCGCGGTGATTGATACCGGTGTCGGTCGCGTCCCTGAGCTGGAAGGGCAGGTTCTGCCCGGCAAGAACCTGGCGACGAATGCCCCAGGAGATGAACGTAAGGACGTCGCCAACCACGGCACAGGCATTGCCGCAATGATCGCTGGAACGGGTAAGCATCCCTCTGGCGACGGTGCCTTCGGTCTCGCGCCAGGTGTGAAGATCCTTCCGATCCGCGTGCGTGACGAGGCGAGCAACACGCAGGAACCGACCTGGACGCAGGCAATCCGGTACGCGGCGGACTCGGATGCCAAGGTCATCAACATCTCTATGGCTAGCGGTGGGGATGGCGTCGCAGATGATCCCGCTCGTGTCGCAGCGGTCAAGTATGCCGTGTCCAAGGGTAAGTTGATCTTTGCTGGTGTGGGTAATGACGGGCAGGGTAGGAACAACGTCCTCTATCCGGCCGGTACGCCAGGCGCAGTCGGCGTGGGCGCCATCGACCAGCAGGGCAACGCCACTGCGGAGTCCCAGAAGGGCCCCCAGGTGGACCTCGCCGCGCCCGGAATGGACATCGTCACCGCGTGCACAAAGCAGAGCGGGGTGTGCAAGGCACACGGAACCAGCGACGCGTCAGCCCTCGCCTCCGCCTCCGCCGCCCTCATCTGGTCCGCCCACCCCGACTGGACCAACAACCAGGTCCTCCGCGTCCTCCTCAACACCGCCGGCAAGCCCCGCGACGGAGTCCAGCGGAACGACCACATCGGCTACGGCGTGGTCCGTCCCCGGATCGCCCTGACCAACCCCGGTGACCCCGGCCCCGCCAACGAGTGGCCGCTGCCCGACCTGGCCGCAGCTGCATCGGCTCCGCCGAACTCACCTGCGCCCGCGCCCGCCGGCTCCGCACCGGCAGCCGAGCAGTCCGACAAGGCCGCCGCCGCCGACAGCAACAGTGACGACGGCAGCAGCCTGCCCTGGATCGCCCTCGGGCTCGGTGCCGCCGTGCTCATCGGGGGAGCCGTCACCGTCGTGGCCGTACGCGCAAGGAACCGCTGA